A window of Scophthalmus maximus strain ysfricsl-2021 chromosome 10, ASM2237912v1, whole genome shotgun sequence contains these coding sequences:
- the elp6 gene encoding elongator complex protein 6: protein MYTELNSILSTGPDSFTQGDFILVSDRQSDASFLIHHFLSFYLRARCKVCFLGLVQSFSHYSAVSQRLGVSLAQAKEKGQLVFLEGLNESLSVLIPQETHAGSQDMDFLRDPAVGLRSLYEFVQSSVRSSVGVEEGAEEWGPPVLLVDDLSVLLSLGVSAGAVLDFSHYCRATVCSQLQGNMVMLVRCDGEEEEEDGDDEGSERLLKGLTHQCSLALNVQGLPTGYCRDIHGQVEVCWRRRQGDGQNAQKKLFQYKVHDKGASFFARGTSSAVL, encoded by the exons ATGTACACAGAGCTCAACAGCATCCTGAGCACCGGCCCCGACAGCTTCACTCAG GGAGATTTCATCTTGGTGTCAGACCGACAGAGTGATGCCTCTTTCCTCATCCACCACTTCCTGTCCTTTTACCTGCGAG cACGATGCAAAGTGTGTTTCCTGGGCCTGGTGCAGTCCTTCAGCCACTACAGTGCAGTCAGTCAGAGACTG ggTGTAAGTCTAGCACAAGCGAAGGAGAAAGGTCAGCTGGTATTTCTTGAGGGACTGAACGAGTCATTGTCGGTTTTGATTCCTCAAGAAACCCACGCAGGAAGCCAAGACATGGACTTCCTCAG GGATCCTGCAGTCGGCCTGCGGAGCTTGTACGAGTTTGTCCAGTCTAGTGTAAGAAGCTCTGTCGGTGTGGAGGAAGGGGCAGAGGAGTGGGGACCCCCGGTGTTGCTGGTGGATGACCTCAGCGTGCTGCTGAGTCTGGGGGTGAGCGCTGGGGCCGTGTTGGACTTCAGCCACTACTGCCGAGCCACAGTCTGCTCCCAGCTACAG GGCAACATGGTGATGCTGGTGCGCTGTgatggggaagaagaggaggaagatggcgATGACGAAGGCTCAGAGCGGCTCCTGAAGGGCCTGACGCACCAGTGTAGCCTCGCTCTTAATGTACAGGGTCTCCCAACAGGCTACTGCAGGGACATCCACGGGCAG GTGGAGGTctgttggaggaggagacaaggtgaTGGGCAGAACGCGCAGAAGAAACTCTTTCAGTACAAGGTCCATGATAAAGGAGCTTCCTTCTTCGCTCGAGGGACGTCCAGTGCTGTTCTCTAG